One Acidimicrobiales bacterium genomic window, TCGCGCAGTTCCCTCCCGGAGGGCAGGTGATTCGTCCGCATCAGCTCGACGGTCGGCCGGGCCAGGACGCGCGCTCCGTCCAGCTCGCCACCATTGAGCAGCATCTGACAGAACCGCGCATAGTCGTCGAGTGTGCCGACAAGGCCGCCTCCTCCGGACTGCAGTGCCGGCTCACGGACGAGACGACGGTCCGCGGGGTCATCCAGGAGACGCAGCGTCTTGTCGGTGTTCCGGCCGTAGAGCGCGGCCACACGATGGGCTCGCTCGTCACGAACCGAGAACCCGGCGTCGACCATGCCGAGCGGTTCGAAGATGGTCGTGCGCAGGTAGTCGCCGAAACGCTGCCCTGACATCACCTCGACCAAGCGAGCGCAGAGGTCGGTGGACCAGGAGTACAACCAGTGGCGGCCGGGGTGAAAACGGAGGGGCTCCTTGGTCAACAGGACGCTGAGGTCGGCCAGGGTCACACCAGCGTCGAGCCGCCGGGAGCTCTTCCCTTCGACCAGGCTGGTCAGATCGAGCCGCGCCTCGGGCGGGCCGAACCCGATACCAGTCATGTGCATCATCGCATCGCGTACAGTTATGGGCCGCTCCGGGGCGACCAGCTCACGCCGGCCGTCGGGGTGCTTCACCCGGACCTGCACGTCTCGCCACTCAGGCAGGTACCGGTGGATCGGGTCCGTCAACTTGAAGCGGGCCTGCTCGTACAGTGTGAGCAGGGCGACGCCGGTGACGGGCTTGGTCATCGAGTACCAGCGCCAGATGGTGTCGTCGGCAACGGGCGTACCCCGCTCGCGATCCATCAGGCCGAGGGAGCTGCGCAGGGCGACGTGGCCGCGCCGGGCGACCACGACCTGGCACCCGGCGATACGTCCCCGGTCGATGTACTGACGTTGGAGGTGGTCATCGATGCGTTTCGCGCGGCCCTCATCGATACCAGCCAGTTTCGGCTCGAGATCAAGGTCGAAGGTCATCCCAGCCATCCCTCGGTGCATGACACCCATCCTGT contains:
- a CDS encoding serine hydrolase domain-containing protein gives rise to the protein MTFDLDLEPKLAGIDEGRAKRIDDHLQRQYIDRGRIAGCQVVVARRGHVALRSSLGLMDRERGTPVADDTIWRWYSMTKPVTGVALLTLYEQARFKLTDPIHRYLPEWRDVQVRVKHPDGRRELVAPERPITVRDAMMHMTGIGFGPPEARLDLTSLVEGKSSRRLDAGVTLADLSVLLTKEPLRFHPGRHWLYSWSTDLCARLVEVMSGQRFGDYLRTTIFEPLGMVDAGFSVRDERAHRVAALYGRNTDKTLRLLDDPADRRLVREPALQSGGGGLVGTLDDYARFCQMLLNGGELDGARVLARPTVELMRTNHLPSGRELRDVALPGGYGEVGFDGAGFGLTVAVGLGPARSGGVGPP